The Arachis duranensis cultivar V14167 chromosome 2, aradu.V14167.gnm2.J7QH, whole genome shotgun sequence genome has a window encoding:
- the LOC107474177 gene encoding uncharacterized protein LOC107474177 translates to MSSATLSLPFPLPTATSPTCHRSRQLSTITSAAARRPRQKATVKTDSEQRQSSSSSSSYSNAGFGASEKKEARWRCVEGCGACCKLEKGPSFPSPEEIFTDPSHVEHYKSLIGPDGWCIHYEKITRKCSIYSERPYFCRVEPEIFDSLYGISEKKFNKEACSCCRDTIKAIYGPNSKELHNFNNSIWSTPS, encoded by the exons ATGTCTTCCGCCACTCTATCGCTGCCATTTCCTCTGCCCACAGCGACTTCGCCGACCTGTCATCGTTCGCGCCAGTTATCCACCATAACCTCCGCGGCGGCGCGTCGTCCGCGGCAGAAAGCTACGGTTAAGACTGACAGCGAGCAAAGGcagagcagcagcagcagcagcagctacAGCAACGCCGGTTTCGGGGCGAGCGAGAAGAAGGAAGCACGGTGGCGTTGCGTGGAGGGGTGTGGCGCTTGCTGTAAGCTTGAGAAGGGGCCTTCTTTCCCTTCCCCTGAAGAAATTTTCACTGACCCTTCACATGTTGAG CACTACAAGAGCTTAATAGGTCCAGATGGATGGTGCATACACTATGAGAAGATTACTAGGAAATGCTCTATATATTCTG AGCGCCCATATTTTTGTCGTGTAGAGCCAGAGATATTTGATTCTTTGTATGGAATTAGCGAGAAGAAATTCAACAAGGAGGCCTGCAG TTGCTGCAGGGATACAATTAAGGCTATTTATGGTCCCAATTCAAAGGAGCTTCACAATTTCAACAACTCAATTTGGAGCACTCCTAGTTAG